The following proteins are encoded in a genomic region of Aquella oligotrophica:
- a CDS encoding GAF domain-containing protein: MAENLIITASDKELKYQELLPQIKALVSWETDTIANLANIVAALQMTFSWLWVGFYLVRDEELVLGPFQGPIACTRIKFGSGVCGATWQRGETIVVTDVDQFPGHIACSSLAKSEIVVPLKTSQAKIIGVLDVDSASYAEFDDIDKRYLEELINTPELIKVFDNYHA; the protein is encoded by the coding sequence ATGGCAGAAAACCTTATTATTACAGCATCGGATAAAGAATTAAAATATCAGGAGTTGTTACCGCAAATTAAAGCATTAGTTAGCTGGGAAACGGATACGATTGCTAATCTTGCAAATATAGTTGCTGCCCTGCAAATGACCTTTAGCTGGTTATGGGTGGGATTTTATCTAGTTCGTGATGAAGAACTGGTTTTAGGCCCTTTTCAGGGACCAATTGCTTGTACCAGAATCAAATTTGGCAGTGGCGTATGTGGTGCTACTTGGCAAAGAGGCGAAACCATTGTCGTTACTGATGTAGATCAATTCCCCGGACATATTGCTTGTAGTTCATTGGCAAAGTCTGAAATCGTCGTTCCACTAAAAACCTCACAAGCTAAAATTATTGGAGTGCTGGATGTTGATAGCGCAAGTTATGCTGAATTTGATGATATTGATAAGAGATATCTTGAGGAGTTGATTAATACACCAGAATTAATAAAGGTATTTGATAATTATCATGCTTAA
- a CDS encoding MFS transporter, giving the protein MLNNKSFGIGFILFLVLSSTVAQVATQITTPLLPIIAKDFAVSAGLVQRSISAYLLGMALSGIILGYLSDYFGRRRVMLAALLFGILGTGCCIFAENAIVLIIGRFIQGVGLSGVWIISRAITRDISVGSQLAKIFSLLTMLDVLIICLSPLLGGVIESHFGWRFVFVTFLSYNLVVMLATFCVKSKLRQADIPFPGLYGLFKPMLQLLKNKTFLFFNGIVSAVYAIQVTYSTVGTFIFQNDLGLSATQFGLVALLISIAYIFGAFINSRIVTYLSIKTIFTLAIIMMWVGLAILLSVCFFIKLSLTIMLIFVVLGSIAGSIIMINGLTMALSSVDKDIGSSSAVMSTCQFIAGFIFTGLISFFDAKSIIPFTFILAFLAVIITILSLTAKFPEKSYIR; this is encoded by the coding sequence ATGCTTAATAATAAATCATTTGGAATAGGTTTTATCTTATTCTTGGTTTTAAGTAGTACCGTTGCGCAGGTAGCAACTCAGATTACGACACCATTATTACCAATTATTGCCAAAGATTTTGCTGTTAGTGCTGGTTTGGTACAAAGAAGTATCAGTGCCTATTTATTGGGAATGGCATTATCAGGAATTATTCTTGGCTATCTGTCAGATTACTTCGGGCGGCGAAGAGTTATGCTTGCTGCCTTACTTTTTGGTATTCTTGGTACAGGATGCTGCATTTTTGCAGAGAATGCAATCGTTTTAATCATTGGTAGGTTTATTCAGGGGGTTGGTTTAAGCGGTGTTTGGATTATTAGTCGGGCTATTACTCGCGATATTTCAGTTGGTTCACAACTGGCAAAGATTTTTTCACTTTTGACTATGCTTGACGTTTTAATTATATGCCTTTCGCCACTATTAGGAGGAGTTATTGAGAGTCATTTTGGCTGGCGTTTTGTATTTGTTACATTTCTCTCATATAATTTAGTGGTTATGTTGGCGACATTTTGCGTTAAATCTAAGCTAAGGCAGGCTGATATACCTTTTCCCGGATTATATGGTTTATTTAAACCCATGCTTCAGCTCCTTAAAAATAAAACTTTCCTCTTTTTTAATGGCATTGTTAGTGCAGTGTATGCGATTCAAGTTACTTATTCAACAGTTGGTACGTTTATTTTCCAAAATGATTTGGGATTATCTGCGACTCAATTTGGTTTAGTTGCTTTACTGATTTCAATTGCTTATATTTTTGGAGCATTTATAAATAGCCGGATAGTTACCTACTTGTCAATAAAAACAATATTTACTCTTGCCATAATAATGATGTGGGTTGGACTTGCTATCTTGCTATCTGTTTGTTTCTTTATTAAACTATCGCTAACTATAATGCTGATTTTTGTAGTATTGGGTTCTATTGCTGGTAGTATTATTATGATTAATGGACTAACTATGGCACTTAGTTCGGTTGATAAAGATATTGGAAGCTCATCAGCTGTCATGAGTACTTGTCAATTCATCGCTGGGTTTATCTTTACTGGATTGATAAGTTTCTTTGACGCGAAAAGTATTATTCCTTTTACTTTTATTCTAGCTTTTCTTGCAGTAATTATAACGATACTATCGTTGACGGCTAAGTTTCCTGAAAAAAGCTATATAAGATAG
- a CDS encoding DUF3313 family protein, with the protein MMKKNILQLTMIAGLGAAIAACSTAYTPTVANSGGFLPEYSINLMKPVPTDQDDVHAFVYKNPNFHRSDYDKLIIEEASLNQQAVESKGITTDKIANAQATITKDLKEMLAKKVTITNKPGPRTAKLSVAITGAMLEGDGFRPRYLMPISAALQIAQHATNLHNKKPILIIETKVVDSRTNELLTTSATEISGEKFRLQSSESGEFTKIAKTWVQDAIKYAFKNPENNN; encoded by the coding sequence ATGATGAAAAAAAATATTTTACAATTAACCATGATTGCTGGATTAGGTGCTGCTATAGCTGCATGTTCAACGGCGTACACGCCTACTGTTGCAAACTCTGGTGGCTTTTTGCCAGAGTATAGTATTAACTTAATGAAACCTGTTCCAACAGATCAGGATGATGTTCATGCCTTTGTTTATAAAAACCCTAATTTTCATCGTAGTGATTATGATAAGCTAATAATTGAGGAAGCTTCACTTAATCAGCAGGCGGTTGAAAGTAAAGGGATTACAACAGACAAAATTGCTAATGCTCAAGCAACAATTACTAAAGACTTGAAAGAGATGCTTGCGAAAAAAGTTACTATCACTAATAAGCCAGGACCAAGAACAGCTAAACTAAGTGTAGCTATTACTGGTGCTATGCTTGAAGGCGATGGCTTCAGACCTCGTTATTTGATGCCAATTTCTGCTGCCTTACAGATTGCACAGCATGCAACAAATTTGCATAATAAAAAGCCAATTTTAATTATTGAAACAAAGGTTGTTGATAGTAGAACAAATGAGTTATTGACTACTAGTGCAACTGAAATTAGTGGTGAAAAATTCCGCTTACAAAGTTCTGAGTCTGGTGAATTTACTAAAATTGCTAAAACTTGGGTTCAAGATGCAATTAAGTATGCATTTAAAAATCCGGAAAATAACAATTAG
- a CDS encoding ankyrin repeat domain-containing protein translates to MKKTTLTIAAQDADLRRIDELIRHGADINSLNHLGLTPLSCAAAYGHAETVEYLLANGADPNILDRDGLAPLHKAADGNDLLSCETLLKYGANVNQPTPSKTTPLMIAASGGYLDLLKLLIEVGQAKVNLTDIGGRTALMRAADRGRSEIVATLLKLGADLYSRDCDGRNATYFAETQNYTNILTIFKHFMQINPQPSF, encoded by the coding sequence ATGAAAAAAACAACTCTTACTATTGCTGCTCAGGATGCAGACCTCCGAAGAATCGATGAGCTTATTAGACACGGCGCAGACATTAATTCGCTAAACCATCTGGGGTTAACACCTCTCTCGTGCGCCGCGGCTTATGGACATGCTGAAACGGTAGAATATTTGCTTGCAAATGGAGCTGATCCTAATATTCTTGATCGGGATGGCTTGGCACCACTACACAAGGCAGCAGATGGGAATGATTTATTAAGCTGTGAAACCTTACTTAAATATGGAGCCAATGTCAATCAACCAACCCCATCAAAAACTACACCATTAATGATTGCCGCCAGTGGCGGATATCTGGATTTGCTCAAATTACTAATTGAAGTTGGACAGGCAAAAGTCAATCTGACTGATATAGGCGGAAGAACAGCACTGATGCGTGCAGCAGATCGTGGGCGGAGCGAAATAGTTGCAACTTTACTAAAACTTGGGGCTGATTTATATTCGCGTGATTGTGATGGTCGCAATGCCACTTATTTTGCAGAAACGCAAAATTATACCAATATTCTGACTATATTCAAGCATTTTATGCAGATTAATCCTCAACCAAGCTTTTGA
- a CDS encoding GNAT family N-acetyltransferase — translation MSLLVKPVSLIGKYAKLLPLSIEYLEELIEAVKDGELWNLWFTSVPAPERMNAEIERRLDLQEKGEMLPFVIVDAITDKVIGMTTYCRIDPANKRLEIGFTWYRRSYQKTLVNTECKLMLLRHAFEALGCIAVEFRTSSFNFESQRAISRLGAKLDGILRSARLMEDGTTYDSHVYSIIKSEWTAVRTNLEYKLQKYSQV, via the coding sequence ATGAGTCTGTTGGTAAAGCCTGTTAGTTTGATTGGGAAATATGCAAAATTACTGCCATTGTCGATTGAATATCTGGAAGAATTGATTGAAGCAGTTAAAGATGGTGAGTTATGGAATTTATGGTTTACTAGTGTTCCAGCTCCAGAACGTATGAATGCAGAAATAGAGCGTCGGTTGGATTTACAGGAAAAGGGAGAAATGCTTCCTTTTGTTATAGTAGATGCAATTACCGATAAAGTTATCGGAATGACTACCTATTGTAGGATAGATCCTGCGAATAAACGGCTTGAGATTGGGTTTACTTGGTATCGTAGAAGTTATCAGAAAACATTAGTTAATACGGAATGTAAACTGATGCTATTGCGTCATGCTTTTGAAGCTCTTGGCTGTATCGCTGTTGAATTTAGAACCAGCTCCTTTAACTTTGAAAGTCAGCGAGCAATTAGCCGCCTTGGGGCAAAACTGGATGGTATTTTACGCAGCGCAAGACTAATGGAAGATGGTACAACGTATGATAGCCATGTTTATAGTATCATTAAAAGCGAGTGGACGGCAGTTAGAACAAATCTGGAATATAAACTACAGAAATATAGCCAAGTATAG
- a CDS encoding beta-propeller fold lactonase family protein — protein MKKYIILAISIVFIAAYYIIHNLFDDFNSDVAAIASDVKHPASNPVPMPPVGGDPSTNKSVASASTSTASKTNAYIYVSNLDSTTVSVCPVLPDGSIASCGQSGNGLNAPSGLALTHDKRALYVTNQGSSEVDVCMIDKTNGQLNNCTPTGNGFAAPTAVAISNNGQFAYVVNENSNSISICQHDKANKSLSNCSIILTNLVSPSDINFAPETNHVYIANTGNNTIVLCAVGPGKELIKCHPTGSDFSAPQSVTISTNDKYAYIANQAANSVSLCQVDSVSGEFSNCQFTGSGFNAPSDFTLNSVGNMAYISNASSIMGCNVNPDGTLTACTQFNGNFNHSTGIRMVGG, from the coding sequence ATGAAAAAATATATTATTTTGGCAATATCAATTGTTTTTATCGCGGCTTACTATATTATTCATAATCTTTTTGATGATTTTAATAGTGATGTTGCCGCGATTGCCTCAGATGTGAAACATCCTGCGAGTAATCCTGTCCCAATGCCTCCGGTAGGTGGAGATCCGAGTACAAATAAATCTGTGGCATCAGCTTCCACTTCTACAGCTAGTAAAACAAATGCTTACATCTATGTTTCTAACCTAGATAGTACTACCGTTTCAGTTTGTCCTGTTCTGCCGGATGGTTCAATTGCTAGTTGTGGGCAATCTGGTAATGGATTAAATGCCCCCAGTGGTTTGGCACTTACTCATGATAAACGGGCGTTATATGTAACTAATCAAGGATCTAGTGAGGTGGATGTTTGCATGATAGATAAAACAAATGGGCAGTTAAATAATTGTACTCCAACAGGGAATGGATTTGCTGCACCAACTGCAGTTGCTATTTCAAATAATGGACAATTTGCTTATGTAGTAAATGAAAATAGTAATAGCATTAGTATTTGTCAGCATGATAAGGCAAATAAGTCTTTATCTAACTGTAGTATTATCTTGACTAATCTTGTCAGTCCATCAGATATTAATTTTGCGCCGGAAACTAATCATGTATATATTGCAAATACTGGGAATAATACCATCGTTTTATGTGCTGTTGGTCCTGGCAAAGAGTTGATAAAATGTCATCCGACTGGTAGCGATTTTTCTGCACCACAATCGGTTACAATTTCCACTAATGATAAATATGCATATATCGCTAATCAGGCAGCTAATAGTGTTAGCTTATGTCAGGTTGATTCTGTGAGTGGTGAATTTTCTAATTGTCAGTTTACAGGAAGTGGTTTTAATGCGCCATCTGATTTTACCTTAAATTCAGTTGGCAATATGGCTTATATTAGTAATGCCAGTAGTATAATGGGCTGTAATGTAAATCCAGATGGAACGCTTACAGCTTGTACTCAGTTTAATGGCAATTTTAATCACTCGACAGGAATTAGGATGGTTGGTGGATGA
- a CDS encoding DSD1 family PLP-dependent enzyme, which yields MMNKYIGKHKNELPTPSLVIDKNKLIYNLELMRDLAKQRKVNLRPHAKTHKCSQLARLQLEYGAIGICVTKVSEALIMARAGITGVLITSPVVSFGKFAVLLKVLDLAPDTLLVVDSLSNALQLNEFCQKHGYKLNTLLDIDGGIGRTGVSLDNAIEVALAIDKLSNLLLRGIQCYAGHLQHIPDLAERRIKTHEILSKAGTIKRELLARGLNCEIQTGSGTGTFSIDAELDCVTEIQPGSYCVMDQEYNNIEYKETKFSPAMTMLTTVISTNHATHVTVDAGTKALYRVATKPFVISHPDLQYDWDGFGDEHGKVTALNGAKLPDAGEVLELIVAHCDPTINLFDYFYITENDVVVDYWKVDARGCCQ from the coding sequence ATGATGAATAAATACATTGGCAAGCATAAAAATGAATTACCTACACCATCTTTGGTAATCGACAAAAATAAGTTGATTTATAACCTTGAATTAATGCGTGATTTAGCTAAACAAAGAAAAGTAAATTTACGTCCGCATGCCAAAACTCATAAATGTAGTCAGCTTGCTCGGTTACAGCTTGAATATGGTGCAATTGGTATTTGTGTAACCAAGGTTTCTGAAGCTTTGATAATGGCAAGAGCGGGCATCACAGGGGTCTTAATCACTTCACCAGTTGTATCTTTTGGGAAATTTGCGGTTTTACTTAAGGTTCTTGATTTAGCGCCAGATACTTTACTCGTTGTTGATAGTCTTAGTAATGCATTACAATTAAATGAGTTTTGCCAGAAACACGGTTATAAGCTAAATACTCTCCTTGATATTGATGGTGGGATCGGTCGTACTGGAGTATCCCTAGATAATGCTATTGAAGTGGCTCTGGCTATTGATAAATTATCCAATCTTTTACTTCGAGGCATACAGTGTTACGCCGGACACCTACAGCATATACCTGACTTGGCTGAGCGCAGAATCAAAACGCACGAGATATTGAGTAAAGCAGGTACAATCAAACGTGAACTATTAGCACGTGGATTAAACTGTGAAATCCAAACAGGTAGTGGAACAGGTACATTTAGTATTGATGCTGAACTTGATTGTGTAACCGAGATTCAGCCAGGCTCATACTGTGTCATGGATCAGGAGTATAATAATATCGAATATAAAGAGACAAAATTTTCACCAGCAATGACGATGCTAACAACAGTGATTAGCACTAATCATGCTACACATGTTACGGTAGATGCAGGGACGAAAGCTTTATATCGAGTGGCAACTAAGCCTTTTGTAATTAGCCATCCAGATTTGCAATATGATTGGGATGGATTTGGTGATGAGCATGGTAAGGTGACTGCGCTTAATGGTGCCAAATTACCTGATGCTGGTGAAGTTCTTGAGCTGATTGTTGCGCATTGTGATCCAACAATAAATCTATTTGATTATTTTTACATTACAGAAAATGATGTGGTGGTAGATTATTGGAAGGTTGATGCTAGAGGTTGTTGCCAATAG
- a CDS encoding chitinase, with translation MKLKMITLALLGATALTACNNTGSATSATTTATAAASTQSDLAEKLSSKNAVDTTIDVTDLNPQDWQKDWADQISKLSAEEQLKLKEIGYYVRASKVNLDKIYPGSSSNPENVKRIERLMPRANFEKTFPLTAHHQIINGFDPADVYSYSNFLKAAAVLPGYCGDFSSYPGTKTAEMTNPDEVCKRMMATTFAHAVQETGSAKSDDKVDIQNKIITAFSSVAEENSTPENRRVGPYQETSGPFSASGQFASMVANKYYYGRGAKQLSYTSNYANLSLMLYGNLLLVEDPDLVAGDNILPYLSALVYAVQPKNGRPSIAEVMDGNFKKSAQGTAASYAKLGFPFTIALVNGGPECKGTNYENTRTRLRSFKYFSQAGNLFTSGFALTDAETNATTCDNINPDDPSIWAASQRYYYFSPADGCTLVKWDSNNPIYGGSGYRQAVCNAPTPSPTPAPTPAPTPTPAPDVVDYNGFKLTVINDSNKMGIDKLYISDFRAKDQGFNLPYVHEAETLIFPNATPSDAAALKKLNKRTLWITFSPTWEEDSETVHTYNCSPFAFTQNTTVVIRPSSKAGENACETYPTDE, from the coding sequence ATGAAACTAAAAATGATAACTCTAGCACTTTTGGGTGCAACCGCTCTAACTGCTTGTAATAATACTGGTAGCGCAACTTCGGCAACTACAACAGCTACAGCTGCAGCATCGACACAGTCAGATTTGGCTGAAAAACTTTCTTCAAAGAATGCGGTTGATACAACAATTGATGTTACTGATTTGAATCCGCAGGATTGGCAAAAAGATTGGGCTGATCAAATTAGTAAATTAAGTGCTGAAGAACAATTGAAACTTAAAGAGATTGGTTACTATGTTCGGGCATCAAAAGTTAATCTGGACAAAATTTATCCTGGTTCAAGCTCAAATCCTGAAAATGTAAAACGGATTGAGCGCTTGATGCCACGTGCCAATTTTGAGAAAACTTTCCCGCTTACTGCGCATCACCAGATTATTAATGGTTTTGATCCCGCAGATGTGTATTCTTATTCAAATTTCTTGAAAGCTGCAGCAGTTCTTCCTGGTTATTGTGGTGATTTTAGTAGTTATCCTGGTACCAAAACTGCAGAAATGACAAATCCAGATGAAGTATGTAAACGTATGATGGCAACGACTTTTGCCCATGCGGTTCAGGAAACAGGTAGCGCTAAATCAGATGACAAAGTGGATATCCAAAATAAAATTATTACCGCGTTTTCTAGTGTTGCTGAAGAAAACTCAACCCCAGAAAATCGGAGGGTAGGCCCTTACCAAGAAACCAGTGGGCCTTTCTCTGCCTCTGGTCAATTTGCTTCAATGGTAGCAAATAAATATTACTATGGTCGTGGTGCCAAGCAATTAAGTTACACGAGTAATTATGCTAATTTATCTTTAATGCTTTATGGTAATTTATTATTAGTTGAAGACCCTGATTTGGTAGCTGGCGATAATATTCTTCCTTATCTAAGTGCACTGGTTTATGCTGTGCAACCAAAAAATGGTCGTCCATCAATTGCTGAGGTTATGGATGGTAATTTTAAAAAATCTGCACAGGGTACCGCTGCTAGCTACGCTAAATTAGGCTTTCCATTTACGATTGCTTTAGTTAATGGTGGACCTGAATGTAAAGGCACAAATTATGAAAATACTCGAACACGCCTTAGATCATTTAAGTATTTTTCTCAAGCAGGCAACTTATTTACTAGTGGATTTGCCTTAACTGATGCTGAAACTAATGCCACTACTTGCGATAACATTAATCCAGATGATCCTTCAATTTGGGCTGCTTCGCAACGTTATTATTATTTTAGTCCAGCTGATGGTTGTACATTAGTGAAGTGGGACTCTAATAATCCTATATATGGTGGTAGTGGTTATCGTCAGGCTGTATGTAATGCTCCAACTCCATCACCTACCCCGGCTCCAACACCGGCACCTACGCCAACGCCGGCTCCTGATGTTGTTGATTATAATGGTTTTAAATTGACGGTTATTAATGATAGTAATAAGATGGGGATTGATAAATTATATATCAGTGACTTTCGCGCCAAAGATCAAGGCTTTAATCTACCATATGTACATGAAGCTGAAACACTGATTTTCCCTAATGCTACCCCTTCGGATGCAGCAGCATTGAAGAAGCTGAATAAAAGAACTCTATGGATTACATTTTCACCAACGTGGGAAGAAGATTCCGAAACTGTACATACATATAATTGTTCACCATTTGCGTTTACTCAAAATACTACAGTAGTGATTCGCCCATCTTCAAAAGCTGGTGAGAACGCATGTGAAACTTACCCAACTGATGAATAG
- a CDS encoding penicillin-binding transpeptidase domain-containing protein: protein MKKYFVSTMIASSIVSVSYAAEVNYAQIFAGKNACFILYDLNKKKTIEEYNSKRCQERIAPNSTFKVPLSLMAFDKGVITESTVFVWDGKKREMESWNQNQTPRTWEQYSVLWVSQQITPKLGMRTIKDYLAKFNYGNQDFSGDKGKNNGLTHAWLSGSLKISGEEQLRFLINMHNYNLGISHTAIDNTMQNIYLGKLTDDGWDWYGKTGSGRRNTSYQGKTERVRDGWFVGYLQKSGQTYVVVTNLTDIKTPTGSEHDTSGGPQAKAITQDIIKQLQLK from the coding sequence ATGAAAAAATATTTTGTGTCAACGATGATTGCAAGCTCAATCGTTAGTGTTAGTTATGCGGCGGAAGTAAATTATGCTCAGATTTTTGCGGGTAAAAATGCCTGCTTTATCCTATATGATCTAAATAAAAAGAAAACCATCGAAGAGTATAACTCTAAGCGCTGTCAAGAACGAATTGCACCCAATTCGACTTTTAAAGTACCACTATCACTAATGGCTTTTGATAAAGGGGTGATTACTGAAAGTACTGTATTTGTCTGGGATGGCAAAAAGCGTGAGATGGAAAGCTGGAATCAAAATCAAACACCGCGCACTTGGGAACAATATTCGGTGCTTTGGGTATCGCAGCAGATTACGCCTAAGCTTGGGATGAGAACAATCAAAGATTATCTAGCCAAATTTAATTATGGTAATCAGGATTTTAGTGGTGATAAGGGCAAAAATAACGGGCTTACTCATGCTTGGCTAAGCGGTAGCCTAAAAATCTCGGGTGAGGAGCAGCTAAGATTTTTGATAAATATGCATAATTATAATTTGGGTATAAGTCATACCGCGATTGATAATACTATGCAAAATATATACTTGGGTAAATTGACTGATGATGGCTGGGATTGGTACGGTAAAACGGGTAGTGGACGCAGAAATACTAGCTATCAAGGCAAGACTGAACGGGTGCGCGATGGTTGGTTCGTTGGCTATTTGCAAAAATCCGGGCAGACTTATGTGGTCGTAACTAATCTGACTGATATAAAAACTCCAACTGGTAGTGAACATGATACTTCTGGTGGACCGCAAGCAAAAGCGATTACACAAGATATAATAAAACAGTTACAACTTAAATAG
- a CDS encoding NYN domain-containing protein, protein MYIPKQGEEANLHLAVLIDADNAQASVIEALLAEVARYGEATVKRIYGDFTSKYSSQWKSVLNKFAIKPVQQFAYTKGKNATDSTMIIDAMDLLYTKRFDGFCIVSSDSDFTGLAMRIREEGLWVYGFGEEKTPAAFRNACHKFIRTENLRLEGKGEDEILALEVASEEKVKEELANSENLSKENSGDISQNINKESVKKRFPLALATRAVEESSGDDGWAQLGGFGSYLTRVKPDFDPRDYGYDKLSNLVKARRNIFEIEERPSSNPNQKNLYLRIKIDIKKDK, encoded by the coding sequence ATGTATATACCAAAACAAGGTGAAGAGGCGAATCTGCACCTAGCGGTGCTAATTGATGCGGATAATGCGCAGGCTTCGGTGATTGAAGCGTTATTGGCGGAAGTTGCCCGTTATGGTGAAGCTACCGTTAAACGTATCTATGGCGATTTTACCTCTAAATATAGCTCGCAATGGAAAAGTGTCCTAAATAAATTCGCGATTAAACCAGTTCAACAGTTTGCTTATACCAAAGGCAAAAATGCAACTGATAGCACCATGATTATTGATGCGATGGATTTATTATATACCAAACGTTTTGACGGTTTTTGTATCGTCTCAAGCGATAGCGATTTTACCGGACTAGCGATGCGGATTCGTGAAGAAGGATTATGGGTATATGGTTTTGGGGAAGAGAAAACCCCGGCGGCTTTTCGGAATGCCTGTCATAAATTTATCCGTACTGAAAACCTGCGTCTGGAAGGTAAAGGTGAAGATGAAATATTGGCACTTGAAGTAGCCTCTGAGGAAAAGGTTAAAGAAGAATTAGCAAACTCTGAAAATCTTTCCAAAGAAAATTCTGGTGACATATCTCAGAATATAAATAAAGAATCTGTGAAGAAAAGATTTCCACTTGCCTTGGCTACTAGGGCGGTTGAAGAATCTAGCGGAGATGATGGATGGGCACAATTGGGAGGTTTTGGATCATACTTAACCAGAGTTAAACCAGATTTTGACCCTCGAGATTATGGATATGATAAATTAAGTAATTTGGTCAAAGCACGTAGAAATATTTTTGAAATTGAAGAAAGACCTTCGTCTAATCCAAACCAGAAAAATCTTTATCTACGCATTAAGATTGACATTAAAAAAGATAAATAA
- a CDS encoding dihydroorotase: MITIANILMPDETRQTITRPYHEDITIDGTDLLALPGLVDPHVHFRVPGMEDKEDWQHASKASLKGGITTVFDMPNTKPATTTQERLHNKFRIIDGQLAEVNLPLRYKLFFGADKNQFHEIVKVKDEIVGIKVFMGASTGDLLMDDEASLHAIYALAKAHNLIIALHAEDELIIRENAAKYASETDYKYHSIIRSPEAAVKAVDLVIKLSEIYGVTSYILHLSTRGELDLVKAAKARGIKVFAETCPHYLFLDESMYPALNGRAKMNPPLRSKAEQDYLWQALNEGVIDTIGSDHAPHQLHEKAQPLCKCPSGVPGIETTLPLMLTAWREGRVKLSRLLELLHSNPQKLFSLPANDDLVLVDIKNYRELTDEQMASKCKWSPFSGMNLTGFPRYVYTQNRLIDVTQI; the protein is encoded by the coding sequence ATGATTACAATAGCTAATATATTGATGCCGGACGAAACTCGGCAAACGATAACTAGACCATACCACGAAGATATAACCATCGATGGGACAGACTTACTGGCTCTACCTGGGCTAGTTGATCCGCACGTGCATTTTCGGGTGCCGGGGATGGAAGATAAGGAAGATTGGCAACATGCTTCAAAAGCATCGCTAAAAGGTGGGATAACTACCGTTTTTGATATGCCAAACACCAAGCCAGCAACTACGACACAAGAGCGCCTACATAATAAATTTAGGATAATTGATGGTCAATTAGCTGAAGTAAACCTACCCTTACGCTATAAGCTTTTTTTCGGGGCGGATAAAAACCAGTTCCATGAAATAGTCAAAGTAAAAGACGAGATAGTCGGCATCAAGGTATTTATGGGGGCATCTACTGGTGATTTATTGATGGATGATGAGGCATCATTACATGCGATTTATGCGCTGGCAAAAGCACATAATCTAATTATCGCGCTCCATGCTGAGGATGAATTAATTATTCGTGAGAATGCCGCCAAGTATGCCAGTGAAACTGATTATAAATATCATTCGATAATTCGTTCGCCAGAAGCTGCGGTTAAGGCGGTTGATCTAGTGATTAAACTAAGTGAGATATACGGGGTGACGTCGTACATTCTGCATCTTAGTACCCGTGGTGAACTCGATTTGGTAAAAGCTGCCAAAGCACGAGGAATAAAAGTTTTTGCTGAGACTTGTCCACATTATCTGTTTCTCGATGAAAGTATGTATCCAGCACTAAATGGACGCGCGAAGATGAACCCTCCTTTACGTAGTAAAGCCGAGCAGGATTACCTGTGGCAGGCACTTAATGAGGGTGTGATTGATACCATTGGTTCGGATCATGCGCCACATCAGCTCCATGAAAAAGCTCAGCCATTGTGTAAATGTCCATCGGGTGTACCGGGGATTGAAACTACATTGCCATTGATGCTAACTGCGTGGCGCGAGGGTAGGGTGAAATTATCGCGTTTACTTGAGTTACTTCATTCTAACCCACAGAAATTATTTAGCCTACCAGCAAATGATGATCTAGTGCTTGTGGACATAAAAAATTATCGTGAACTCACCGATGAACAAATGGCTAGTAAATGCAAGTGGTCGCCATTTAGCGGTATGAATCTGACGGGTTTTCCACGCTATGTTTATACCCAAAATCGCTTGATTGATGTTACGCAAATCTAA